One Aphidius gifuensis isolate YNYX2018 linkage group LG5, ASM1490517v1, whole genome shotgun sequence genomic region harbors:
- the LOC122857898 gene encoding replication protein A 32 kDa subunit-like, whose amino-acid sequence MWESKNNTSMNNGGYMDESYSVPTPAVENRRTESNCIIPVTVKQLYKGTPDKFTVGGHPAKHVCIYAVVRKIDIVATKISYEIEDQTGKITAIRWLEVEDRDDSIQVNKYVRIIGIVREQADLGRHLFILCMEPVNKLCQVYSHLLEITDLALSEDKRAENGTENVNGHGDVVIHGLGKYPSIVLQIIRDCSDGDGIEKNDLLSKLPNDITAPQVDEILESLTSEGHIYTTCTDDYYKAT is encoded by the exons atgtgggaaagcaaaaataatacatcaatgAACAATGGTGGATATATGGATGAATCATATTCAGTCCCAACTCCAGCAGTTGAGAATAGAAGAACAGAAAGTAATTGTATTATACCAGTTACAGTAAAACAATTGTACAAAGGTACACCTGATAAATTTACTGTTGGTGGTCATCCAGCTAAACATGTATGTATTTATGCAGTTGTtcgtaaaattgatattgttgcaacaaaaatatcatatgAAATTGAGGATCAAACAG gaAAAATAACAGCAATACGTTGGCTTGAAGTTGAAGACAGAGATGATAGTattcaagttaataaatatgtCAGAATAATTGGAATAGTACGTGAACAAGCTGATCTTGGTCgtcatttgtttatattatgtATGGAACCAGTAAACAAACTTTGTCAAGTTTATTCACATTTATTAGAAATAACAGATTTAGCACTTAGTGAAGATAAACGTGCAGAAAATGGTACAGAAAATGTAAATGGTCATGGTGATGTTGTTATTCATGGACTTGGTAAATATCCTTCAAttgttttacaaattattcGTGATTGTTCTGATGGAGatggtattgaaaaaaatgatcttCTATCAAAATTACCAAATGATATTACTGCTCCACAAGTTGATGAAATACTTGAATCATTGACTTCTGAAGGGCATATTTATACAACTTGTACTGATGATTATTACAAAGCAACATaa